A segment of the Ipomoea triloba cultivar NCNSP0323 chromosome 1, ASM357664v1 genome:
tgtttaaCCAGTACGCATTTTTGGCTTTATAATGCTtgttttgaacatatatatatataaagtgttGATGAAGAATAATTAAGCTTAACCTACCAGATTAGGACTAGCTAACAGCCACGTGCATGCATGGGTTCATTGTTTTGTACCGTCGTTAAATAATTACAagcatataataattattaattttttttgtcagatcACGAAGTGTCCTGTGCAAGTTCTAACGGTAGGAGGCATTTTTAAGTCCCTATCATTCTCAGACTAATTCATGTTCGCACCGGACCGACTTAATTAAGGGGCAATGTGCTGGCCAGATTAGTTTTTTTATACGAGAGGGGTAGAACTTCAGACCTCTCTTAATGGATAAAAGTGCACGGTCACTCAGGCCAACCAAACtggttaattattaataattttgaatgtgtgcgtgtgtgtgttttttttttttggtgttcaaCGTTGACAGTCGAAATCCATGAATTTAATTATACtctttgtgtttttttcttcaaaaaaatattatttctgtCATATActctatttattaattaagattCTTTCGATTCTTTGTCGGTTGAGGAACATACACTTGCcaaccaaaataaaaatctatgCCAAAGGGATGAATCTACCTAGAGAGCTCATAGTATGTATGCAATGGACCAATAATTGAAAATAGAAATTCatgaaaactcaaaaaaaaataaaaattgtttcaataatttaaaatatttagaaaatagCAGGACGCTACCCTTCTCTGAGCACAACATGTCTTCAACCCATGATTTACTTTGGTGTAGATGGCTAGGATTAAGTATTTACGATTAcgctaaaagttataattagtagTATGTGAatacataactttatttttttttatacgtGTATACTAACCAATGCGTGACAGGATGAAACTTGACCTTTCAAGTATGAAGTCTCCAATCAATAAAAACTCAATTAACTTGGGGGCAATTAATTAACACCGTACCATACAAGTTGGTCAAACTGTTTTACAAATTCGACTCTCACAAGCGGCCTACTAACCTTATTAATTTGAGCCCGTCAAAAGCCTAATTGAAAATATCTTTCAAGATTTAATTGAGAAAAAGTTCCTTTTCACCCTTTCTATGTCCGATTTCCTCTTTTCATATTCGTACTAAGGTTGTTCTAAGGTTTTGAATTGAAATATACACCATACAGTATTTTTATTACACTTAAACAGATTTGGATTCTGCTCAAGTCATGCTCGTAACTTCCAATCTTAAATTACATTAGCAATTAgtttactaaatatttaaagataTTGAGTTtatgataaataatttaaaagtgaTGGAGAGTGAGACTATCAACCACTTCTGTATAGAAACAAAATATCATTAACCACTATACGACCAATTTATTCATTTAGCTAAGAATGTTTTTGTCTTCCCCTCGAATTAGGTAACTATCCGAATTCAAACAAAACTGCTTCGAAGGTGTTGGAAATTCAAGATCCATAAaataattggaaaaaaatagTGGGAAAAGAACAGGTGGCGGCATATGGACAGCGTAGGCCCCACATAACGGTAGTGTAGTTGCCCTTTTCTAACGGAATAAACTACCACTCTCGTACTAAATttagaacaaattaaaataattgcaTCACGAGTagaattctataataataatccaaataaTTGTATTACATGAGTGCAACTCTTTTCGTACAAGAAAGAGcctctatgttatacaatttGACATGTCTATAAAaaacttgtatatataatggTGTAAATCTCTTTGTTTCTTTAATGCGAGACAAAtgttactcttttttttttttttttgaaagagacAAATGTTACTTTTAAGTctttctattttcatttttcaactcaaatgaatcaattttgaaaattaatttcttattcacttattatttattttaagcgcacaatatattaatcaatttgtcTCGTTACGATGAACTGACATCCACTTTGACCAGATCTAAAACAAGAGTAaactccacatatatttgtaccacaaaataaccactttcaatgtcatttttattatattttccaacCCCCACTTCCTAGATAGAATTGACTTTACATTTTGGCGTGCATGAATGGTCtgtatttcctttttatttttagtcaaaTTAATTCCTTTCTAAAAGTGCCATTTCGCTAGCTGCGTGGTTACATATGCATACCCAAAATGCCACACCCGAGTATCTCATTggcatatatatgtaattaacagAAGAGCTCCAAATGTATAATTTTGAGTAGCAAAACTGTCACTTTCGTAATAAATGCCATTTTATCACTTTGCACCGCAGATTATTGTTAGAGTTAGAATGAACCGGAAGCAACCAGAAaagcaatattttttaatttggtatcagagcaaaatCTTTACGACTGATCATAGATTCATCACTTCtatctacatattgcatatAGCTCATCAAAAAGTAATTGAATTgcacataaaaaaataaaaaaaaaacatgacttGTTCATCGTATagtatataaaacataaatattttagtAACTACAAATTTTCAAGTTTGACTTATAATTGGAGTAGTCTATTGAGCTTCGTGGTTTGAACCAGTTAGCTATGAATAACGACAAACTAAGCTGGTTTATCTTCTTGTGGTTCTTTGCCAACTAGAGTAACAAGGCATGCTTACCTAGTGCACACCATCAAATAATGACTACGAATTTTCTTCGTTATCCAAAAAACATAAATGCATAGTAAAATTAACTATAAGTTTAGAATTTTAGTTAagacaaaacaaatattttaatgtGAACCTGCCCAAGGATACAAGATGTCATTGACAGTGCAGGCCCAACTAGTAAGTTGAGACCCTCAAAACTACTCGAATTTGTGTTCGCTAGTTAAATGTTTGTGttctaaaaaataatgaaagtatatatttattatctatatattatatgcttgccacagataatattataataaatatgagACACCCAACACATCAATTTAATTATCTGTGAATTTCTGGTACGAAATCTTCATCCAGTGGCTGTGCAAAGATCCTGGTCTGGAAGACTTCGTCAAATGCATGCTCTGTAACATCAAGTAGAAACTTCCTGATAACATGCATGCAATGTCTGAACCTACCTTAATCTTCACGTCTGtaaatagaaaatacaaatgTTATCCTGAGAGGGTTGGTTATGGCCGGTGCTTTATCCaacatatacaaattttatcCACTTtcacactttatatatatatatatatattttatttttaggtttttattgcttttttgaCGAAAACGATGAAGAAAAACACATTCACACGCGCAAAACTTTCGTCACCCAAATAAATTAGTGAAttgtaataattttgtattGTCACCAACAAATCCCATTAGATTATTGAGCAGGTGTACGTGATAACGTGACTTGATCGACGCCGCGATCTTTGTGTAATTAGTATGTAGTTAGTGATTAAGTATGATTCAGTATCGGGATAACTCCAATCAAGTTATTAGTTAGACAGTTTGGCTTTCTTGGTTTAAGTTATTCAACTTGAAAAATGTTTATTGGCGTTATTAGCTAGTTTGAGTTGTCAGTTATATGCAacttttgaatactattaaccctgttacatgtagtatatgtccatatatactttcttaacctattgaagcCCAACGAGTCAATAtctctttataatattttgtacctgaaacaaattagtaattgtgtcatGTTATGAATTTCTGTGTCTTGGGTTGTAAAATTatgtgcctatgaacacaaattatgtacctacataagattttaaaaataaggatttttaatttttgaaaacccaaaaaatgatttttgaaaatcattttccgaattTCCAGGGTTGGTAAAGAGTGAAAAATGTGAgtcaaattaaaggaaaatgagCACTTGGTCAAACGAAAATATCCTTATTTTGCACCAAAATAACTTCCCCTCTTTTTCTGGGGGAAGTCATTTACCAAtttccacaccaccaccaccgtcgTGCTAGCGCCGCCACCATCACCACAACTACCACCATTACCACTATCACCGCCACCACACCAccattgataagtgtttatttgTCCATATTTTTCTCTTATATTAGATCATTTTGTCCATAGATTATTCTAAATTTCATAAGGATTAGTACTTATTTGCTTTATTTTCCAAGGAGTGAAGTGTTGGAAGCTTAGGATGTAAAGATGCAAACCATGGAAGATTTGGAGCAAAAACAAGCATTGAAAATTAATCCTGCGGGCTGATCACACACGTTTACCATGCCGTGATGAGCTCGTGGTGGTCACTCCCAGGAAGCTAGCTTTGCTTGcactactaaaaaaaaaaaaaaaggcatacTACATCATCTAATCaatgtcaattttttataatatgtcaataaaataaagtaaaaagaatatatatatattatttacgacGCTAGTTTTTGTCAAATATTGACATCAtatgttaaaagaaaaataacgtAGAGGCATACAATGTCGATTCTATGTGAACTAACGTTGTATGTTCTAATTTTTCTAAAAGAAGTAATTTAATATGACATACGATGTGGATGATTAGACCACACGTTCTCACTTGGGATGAGTTCTCATAGGAGCCTGACCCTATAACCGACAtcgtatatttttattatttctttaaataagATACCACTTCGGTTTTGTTTAATAACCGACATGGtatctctttattttatttaatatatatttactacGTCGTTTTTTTAGCTAAAAATCGATGTTGTATGTacctatttaaaaatttaaaaaataatgtacaatgtcaatttttaaaatgatgcacGTACTGCTCTACGAAAAAGCACGCTATAGAAATGTTAATTTAGGGATTTGGGGCTGAACATGgtgaaagaaatgaaaagactcgaaaaagatttaaacaaatatggatttttttaaaaaaaattaaagtaatgaGATGACGATATTACTCTTGCCTGAAAGTGAGTGTCGCCGAAAAATGTACCAGGAAGATAAAAAGtgttcaaaatttaataatatgtaGTGTTTAAAGACAAGAGCAATAGTCTATGAAGAATTGAGGATCTCCGCTAGAATTAATTCAATAGAAATACAACAAACCATATACATACAACAttaacatgttatatatatacatttcttGAAGTTTGATCGAAACTCAAATTCATAACAATGTATATacataaaacaataataagGGAGTTTGAGGTTTCACCGTGAAAATGTTTAAACAAGAGTAAGGGTCTAGTTAGCCTAGGAGAAGCCAATCTcaattacaagtttgattctctttttgtttttttgtttattcttgtttttgttACTTCGTTTGTGGATTTAAAATTTGAgtgacaaaattaaatattcttgTTGTGAATGATATAACAAGCAATGTATGTGATTGTGGCATATATTCCAAGAATATACTAAATAGcttttagaaatttaaaaaaaaaaaggaaaaataacaaaaagttTCACAAAACATAAATTGAACATAATTAGTAAGCAAATCAATTCAAATCTaccaaaacatcaaatttaattaaaaataaaataaccaaATATTCAAAAACCCTAAATccataaaaagaaaagataattttatattttgtaataaaacataatattaaaaaaaaaacccccatAAAATTCCAAaatccaaaccaaaaaaatagtTCAAAACACCCAAGGATTCTCATGTTTGatctcctcctcttcctctgGCGACAAGTCATTCTTGATGTTGAATGTGTTTCTGATCTCCTCGGGATTTTTACCTTTGATCATGTCCGCAACTCTACGGACCAGCTTCTCCTGTAGCTCGCTTATCCCCAGATAGTTCGTTGCAATGAGAAGAGCGTAAAGCTCCGTCTGGTCCACCTCCACGAACTTCTGGTCAAACTCCTCCTTCTCGGCATTGGTTTTTTCAGTGGCGGTA
Coding sequences within it:
- the LOC116033817 gene encoding SKP1-like protein 11, with the protein product MSSSGANDGEKTVTLRANDGEEFAVAESVVALSHTIKFVLEDSTMGETSVIPLFKVDGKTLAKILEYCKMHTATEKTNAEKEEFDQKFVEVDQTELYALLIATNYLGISELQEKLVRRVADMIKGKNPEEIRNTFNIKNDLSPEEEEEIKHENPWVF